A stretch of Eschrichtius robustus isolate mEscRob2 chromosome 6, mEscRob2.pri, whole genome shotgun sequence DNA encodes these proteins:
- the P2RY13 gene encoding P2Y purinoceptor 13, with product MNDTVMKGFNGSERCPRDMQAAHLVFPAIYTVVFFMGILLNTLALWVFIHIPSSSTFIVYLKNTLVADLIMTLMLPFKILSDARLGPWQLRAFVCRFSAVVFYETMYVGITLLGLIAFDRFLKIIRPFGKFFVQKPAFAKVVSTLIWLFLFFLSLPNMILSNKEATPSSVKKCASLKGPLGLKWHEVVNYISQFIFWTVFVLMLLFYMVIAKKVYNSYRKSKSKGSKNSKRLEGKVFVVVAVFFVCFAPFHFARVPYTHSQTNSKTDCRLQNQLFLAKETTLFLAATNICMDPLIYIFLCKKFTERLPCMKGRKTAASTQENHTSQSDNITLS from the coding sequence ATGAACGACACAGTGATGAAGGGCTTCAACGGGTCTGAGAGGTGCCCCAGGGACATGCAGGCAGCACACCTGGTGTTCCCAGCCATCTACACTGTCGTTTTCTTCATGGGCATCCTGCTGAACACTTTGGCCCTGTGGGTGTTCATTCACATCCCCAGCTCCTCCACTTTCATTGTTTACCTCAAAAATACTTTGGTGGCCGACTTGATAATGACGCTCATGCTTCCGTTTAAAATCCTCTCAGACGCGCGCCTCGGACCCTGGCAGCTCAGAGCCTTTGTGTGTCGTTTCTCTGCCGTCGTCTTTTATGAGACCATGTATGTGGGCATCACACTGCTGGGGCTCATAGCCTTTGACAGGTTCCTCAAGATCATCAGACCTTTTGGAAAATTTTTTGTACAAAAACCTGCTTTTGCAAAAGTGGTCTCAACCCTCATCTGGCTCTTTTTGTTCTTCCTCTCCCTGCCAAATATGATCTTAAGCAACAAGGAAGCAACACCGTCATCTGTGAAAAAGTGTGCCTCCTTAAAGGGTCCTCTTGGGCTGAAATGGCATGAAGTGGTGAATTACATTTCCCAGTTCATTTTCTGGACTGTTTTTGTCCTAATGCTTCTATTCTATATGGTGATTGCAAAAAAGGTATACAATTCTTATAGGAAGTCCAAGAGTAAGGGCAGCAAAAACAGCAAAAGGCTAGAAGGTAAAGTATTTGTTGTCGTGGCTGTcttctttgtgtgttttgctCCATTTCATTTCGCCAGAGTCCCATATACTCACAGTCAAACCAACAGTAAGACTGACTGTCGATTGCAAAATCAACTGTTTCTAGCTAAAGAAACAACCCTTTTTTTGGCAGCAACTAACATTTGCATGGATcccttaatatatatattcttatgtaAAAAATTCACAGAGAGGCTACCATGTATGAAAGGGAGAAAGACTGCAGCATCCACCCAAGAAAATCATACGAGTCAGTCAGACAATATAACCCTAAGCTGA
- the P2RY12 gene encoding P2Y purinoceptor 12, which produces MDNLTSAAGNGSLCTRDYKITQVLFPLLYTVLFFVGLITNSLAMRIFFQIHSKSNFIIFLKNTVISDLLMILTFPFKVLSDAKLGTGPLRAFVCQVTSVVFYFTMYISISFLGLITIDRYQKTTRPFKTSNPSNLLGAKILSVIIWAFMFLLSLPNMILTNRRPSDKNVKKCSFLKSEFGLVWHEIVNYICQVIFWINFLIVIVCYTLITKELYKSYVRTRGVGKVPKKKVNIKVFIIIAVFFICFVPFHFARIPYTLSQTRDVFDCSAENTLFYVKESTLWLTSLNACLDPFIYFFLCKSFKNSLTSMLRCSNSASSPSHKNRRKGQDGGDPSEETPV; this is translated from the coding sequence ATGGACAACCTCACCTCTGCGGCTGGGAATGGCAGCCTGTGCACCAGAGATTACAAAATCACCCAGGTCCTCTTCCCGCTCCTCTATACCGTGCTGTTTTTCGTTGGACTCATCACAAACAGCCTGGCAATGAGGATTTTCTTTCAAATCCACAGTAAATccaactttattattttccttaagaACACAGTCATTTCTGATCTTCTCATGATTCTGACTTTTCCATTCAAAGTCCTCAGCGATGCCAAACTGGGAACAGGACCGCTGAGAGCCTTTGTGTGCCAAGTGACCTCCGTTGTATTTTACTTCACGATGTATATCAGTATCTCATTTCTAGGACTGATAACGATCGATCGCTACCAGAAGACCACCAGGCCATTTAAAACATCCAACCCCAGCAATCTCTTGGGGGCTAAGATTCTCTCTGTCATCATCTGGGCCTTCATGTTCTTACTCTCCTTGCCTAACATGATTCTGACCAACAGGAGGCCAAGTGACAAGAATGTGAAGAAATGCTCATTCCTGAAATCAGAGTTTGGTCTGGTCTGGCACGAAATAGTCAATTACATCTGTCAAGTCATTTTCTGGATTAATTTTCTAATTGTCATTGTATGCTACACGCTCATTACAAAAGAACTGTACAAGTCATACGTGAGAACAAGGGGCGTCGGCAAAGTCCCCAAGAAAAAGGTAAACATCAAAGTTTTCATTATCattgctgtattttttatttgcttcGTTCCTTTCCACTTTGCCCGAATTCCCTACACCCTGAGTCAAACGCGGGATGTCTTTGACTGCTCTGCTGAGAACACTCTGTTCTACGTCAAAGAGAGCACTCTCTGGTTAACTTCCTTAAACGCGTGCCTGGATCCATTCATCTACTTCTTCCTTTGCAAATCCTTCAAAAATTCCTTGACGAGTATGCTGAGATGCTCCAATTCTGCGTCATCTCCATCccataaaaacaggagaaaaggGCAGGATGGTGGTGACCCAAGTGAAGAGACCCCAGTGTAA